A section of the Saccopteryx leptura isolate mSacLep1 chromosome 6, mSacLep1_pri_phased_curated, whole genome shotgun sequence genome encodes:
- the PPP1R3E gene encoding protein phosphatase 1 regulatory subunit 3E yields MSRERPPRTDIPRNLSFIAALTERAYYRSQRPSLEEESEEEPGEGGTRLGARSRAHASSRGRRARSAPARGSGARAPRSRSPDTRKRVRFADALGLELAAVRRFRPGELPRVPRHVQIQLQRDALRHFAPCQPRARGLQEARPALEPASEPGFAARLQAQRICLERAEAGPLGVAGSARVLDLAYEKRVSVRWSADGWRSQREAPAAYAGPAPPPPRADRFAFRLPAPPIGGALLFALRYRVTGHEFWDNNGGHDYALRGPEHPGSGATPERQGWIHFI; encoded by the exons ATGTCTCGCGAGCGGCCCCCCCGCACCGACATCCCCCGTAACCTGAGCTTCATTGCTGCGCTAACGGAACGCGCCTACTACCGCAGCCAGCGACCCAGCCTCGAGGAGGAGTCGGAGGAGGAGCCAGGAGAGGGCGGGACGCGACTCGGGGCCCGATCCCGCGCTCACGCTTCGAGTCGGGGCCGCCGGGCTCGCTCAGCACCCGCCAGAGGCAGCGGGGCCCGGGCGCCCCGGAGTCGCAGCCCCGACACCCGCAAGAGAGTGCGTTTCGCCGATGCGTTGGGGCTAGAGCTGGCCGCGGTGCGCCGCTTCCGCCCCGGAGAGCTACCCCGGGTGCCCCGCCACGTGCAGATCCAGCTGCAAAGGGACGCCCTCCGCCACTTTGCGCCGTGCCAGCCCCGCGCCCGCGGCCTCCAG GAGGCGCGCCCTGCCCTGGAACCTGCCAGCGAGCCCGGCTTCGCCGCCCGTTTGCAGGCGCAGCGCATCTGCCTGGAACGCGCCGAGGCTGGCCCCCTGGGCGTGGCCGGGAGCGCGCGCGTGCTGGACCTGGCCTACGAGAAGCGCGTGAGCGTGCGCTGGAGCGCCGACGGCTGGCGGAGCCAACGTGAGGCGCCAGCCGCCTACGccggcccagccccgcccccgccgcgcGCCGATCGCTTCGCTTTTCGCCTGCCTGCGCCGCCCATCGGGGGTGCCCTGCTTTTCGCCTTGCGCTATCGTGTGACCGGCCATGAGTTCTGGGATAACAACGGCGGCCACGACTATGCTCTACGTGGGCCCGAGCACCCGGGCAGTGGCGCAACCCCGGAGCGTCAGGGCTGGATTCACTTTATATGA